ATGAGCTTCGTTTTGGTGCCTGCTTTCACGTCATATCGAATGACGATTGCTCCACGATCCAGTTCCTCCAAGCCCAGCCAATCTTCAGATGGTGCAGCTTGTACAACCGGAGCCCATATCAGTAACGCAAAAAGTCCAATTATCGCGAACATTGCGTTGCGCATGCTGTAACTCCCCTTCGGTGGCCAGGCTGCCATTTGACATTTCGTCAAGAAGGCCCTGTAGCTTTGCGTCCTAGTCTTTCGACAAGTTTGCCATTATCGTATTAGAGTTTCACAGGATTCAGTGGATGTTTGTCCAAAAAAACAAAAAAAGCGTCTTCGTTCGGTAGCTGGCTGTCATTGACGTTTCGTCAAGAAGACCCTGTAGCTTTGCGTCCTTGCCTTTCGACAAGTTTGCCGTTATCGTGAGTAGCTTTTGTGAATACATCATATCAAATATATCCATTTCTATCAATAAAAAAATTAAAATTTGGAATATTGTCTTAGGTCCCACAGAGCGTCTAACCTTGAACGTTTGGCTCTTGTTAATTAACGAACAATAGAGCAATAAATCTTTCGAATCTAACGTTTGTTGACTATAGTATCAAGTTTGTTATCTGGAAGCATCGAATCTTCCTCTTATACAATAAAACTAACAAGTGCACGACAAGCGAGATAACACCGTAAGGAGTGACAGACATGAGCTCACAAGCCGAACCCAAAAAACGAAAGCGCTTACGAATACGCTGGCACAAGCAGGATACGGAGCTAACCCTCTTGGCGCTGCCGACCACGATTTGGTACATCCTGTTTAGTTTCTTGCCGATGTTCGGGATCATTATCGCCTTTAAAAATTTCAGGATTAGCGGCGGATTTTTGAGCAATGTGTTTAACAGTCCTTGGATCGGCCTCAAAAACTTCGAGTTCCTATTCAAGTCGAATGACGCCTGGATCATCATTCGAAACACGATCGGATACAACATTGTGTTTATTGTGCTGGGGATCGTTCTGCCCGTCCTATTCGCGATCATGATCGGCCTCCTCCACAGCCGCAAAGCCAGCAAAGTCTATCAGACGATGATGTTCCTCCCCTATTTCCTATCCTGGGTGGTCGTATCTGCGGTAGGCTGGGCATTCTTAAGCTTCGACAAAGGAATTGTCAATCAAATGCTCGTCAGTATGGGCAGCGATCCTATTAACTGGTATATGGAGCCGCAATATTGGCCATTCTTCTTGATTCTCTTAAATGTCTGGAAGGGCCTGGGCTATGGTATGGTCATTTATTTGGCAACCATCACAAGCATCGACAGCACCTATTATGAAGCAGCTGTTATTGATGGCGCTTCGATTTGGCAGCAGACGAGATTCATAACATTGCCCATGCTCAAGCTGGTGATCGTCATGATGTTCATCCTGGCCGTAGGGCGCATATTTTACACCGATTTCGGTTTGTTCTATCAGGTCACGCGAGACTCCAATTCACTGTTCAACGTGGCGACCACCATCGATGTCATGGTGTATAAACAACTGAAAACCGCCACCGTAGGGATGGCATCCGCAGCCGCATTTGTACAGT
This Paenibacillus sp. JZ16 DNA region includes the following protein-coding sequences:
- a CDS encoding ABC transporter permease, translating into MSSQAEPKKRKRLRIRWHKQDTELTLLALPTTIWYILFSFLPMFGIIIAFKNFRISGGFLSNVFNSPWIGLKNFEFLFKSNDAWIIIRNTIGYNIVFIVLGIVLPVLFAIMIGLLHSRKASKVYQTMMFLPYFLSWVVVSAVGWAFLSFDKGIVNQMLVSMGSDPINWYMEPQYWPFFLILLNVWKGLGYGMVIYLATITSIDSTYYEAAVIDGASIWQQTRFITLPMLKLVIVMMFILAVGRIFYTDFGLFYQVTRDSNSLFNVATTIDVMVYKQLKTATVGMASAAAFVQSVLGCATILVANWIVRRIDPDSAMM